A single genomic interval of Saccharothrix saharensis harbors:
- a CDS encoding 2-hydroxyacid dehydrogenase — MSLTVLVPDELGVRVLSEVEGVRPVRYEPGRPLPAEAADAEVLVPKFLLGTDPRDVFDRLPSLKLVQLLSAGAERFIGVVPEGVMLSTCRGAHGGSTAEWAIGALLAIYRDFPVFERARRERRWDYHLTDTVQGKKVLVVGAGDLGEQFRRRLEPFDATATLVGRTARPGVHGVDELPELLGGFDAVLVVVPLTEETTGMVDAEFLARMKDGAILVNAARGAVVDTDALLAELTSGRLRAALDVTEPEPLPSDHPLWTAPGLFLTPHVAGSCTGHAERAYDVVAAEVARFARGEEPRNLVRGDY; from the coding sequence GTGAGCCTCACCGTTCTGGTCCCCGACGAGCTGGGTGTCCGCGTCCTGTCCGAGGTGGAGGGTGTGCGACCCGTCCGCTACGAACCGGGGCGGCCGCTGCCCGCCGAGGCGGCGGACGCGGAGGTCCTGGTACCGAAGTTCCTGCTGGGCACGGACCCTCGGGACGTGTTCGACCGGTTGCCGTCGCTGAAGCTGGTGCAGTTGCTGTCGGCGGGCGCCGAGCGGTTCATCGGCGTCGTACCCGAAGGGGTGATGCTGTCGACGTGCCGCGGCGCGCACGGCGGCAGCACGGCCGAGTGGGCGATCGGCGCGCTGCTCGCGATCTACCGCGACTTCCCGGTGTTCGAGCGGGCCCGGCGGGAACGCCGGTGGGACTACCACCTCACCGACACGGTGCAGGGCAAGAAGGTGCTCGTGGTCGGCGCGGGCGACCTGGGCGAGCAGTTCCGGCGCAGGCTCGAGCCGTTCGACGCGACCGCGACCCTGGTCGGCCGCACGGCCCGGCCCGGCGTGCACGGCGTGGACGAGCTGCCCGAGCTGCTCGGCGGGTTCGACGCGGTGCTGGTCGTGGTGCCGCTGACCGAGGAGACCACCGGGATGGTGGACGCGGAGTTCCTGGCCCGGATGAAGGACGGCGCGATCCTGGTCAACGCGGCGCGCGGCGCGGTGGTCGACACCGACGCGCTGCTGGCCGAGCTGACGTCGGGGCGGCTGCGCGCGGCGCTGGACGTGACCGAGCCGGAGCCGCTGCCGTCGGACCATCCACTGTGGACCGCGCCGGGCCTGTTCCTCACCCCGCACGTGGCCGGCAGCTGCACGGGTCACGCCGAGCGCGCGTACGACGTGGTGGCCGCGGAGGTCGCCCGGTTCGCCCGCGGCGAGGAGCCCCGGAACCTGGTCAGGGGCGATTATTAG
- a CDS encoding DoxX family protein — protein sequence MATHDDRSRASGGYSDDGFYSTSGAGGGVHHFDDGTRTIEGGAFGKDTSAFDTSGYTPIADLDDKPASHHDTFEDDDERRPFGWTAGADIGLLVLRLALGGAFVVHGLQKVFGLFGGPGIDGFAQYLQNAGFREARILAWVTGVTELGGGALLVLGLFTPLAAAGVLGVMANVIALKYRGGFFAPNGVELEVAYAAMAFAALFAGPGRAALDYNRSWFRHPLLSGFLCLVIAAGATAATLYVFR from the coding sequence GTGGCTACTCACGACGACCGTTCGAGGGCATCGGGCGGCTACTCCGACGACGGGTTCTACTCGACGAGCGGCGCGGGCGGAGGAGTTCACCACTTCGACGACGGCACGCGCACGATCGAGGGCGGCGCGTTCGGCAAGGACACCTCGGCGTTCGACACCTCGGGCTACACGCCGATCGCGGACCTGGACGACAAGCCCGCCTCCCACCACGACACGTTCGAGGACGACGACGAGCGCAGGCCGTTCGGCTGGACCGCCGGCGCCGACATCGGCCTGCTCGTGCTGCGGCTGGCGCTCGGCGGCGCGTTCGTCGTGCACGGGCTGCAGAAGGTGTTCGGCCTGTTCGGCGGGCCGGGCATCGACGGGTTCGCCCAGTACCTGCAGAACGCCGGGTTCCGCGAGGCGCGCATCCTGGCGTGGGTCACCGGCGTGACCGAGCTGGGCGGCGGCGCGCTGCTGGTCCTGGGCCTGTTCACGCCGCTGGCGGCGGCCGGCGTGCTCGGCGTCATGGCGAACGTCATCGCGCTGAAGTACCGGGGCGGTTTCTTCGCGCCCAACGGCGTCGAGCTGGAGGTGGCGTACGCGGCGATGGCGTTCGCGGCCCTGTTCGCGGGACCCGGCCGGGCCGCCCTCGACTACAACCGGAGCTGGTTCCGCCACCCGCTGCTGTCCGGCTTCCTGTGCCTGGTGATCGCGGCCGGCGCCACCGCGGCCACCCTCTACGTCTTCCGGTGA
- a CDS encoding DUF2716 domain-containing protein gives MEEDAWVELDRGFQELLRADFVEEFGFRFGVRPEDYPAIREPAPSVTWDLAPLYDAFGESAQPLAQLVCDVLRECTEYWESVVAHDWVHPSVLYRPHRVVDVTDLDGWDVTLIPNGDYTTFVAKDLSFGVFGHPWERSLCFFGEPAVHASQRLNDDLLTRVLRRDGRPEVS, from the coding sequence GTGGAGGAAGACGCCTGGGTCGAGCTGGACCGCGGGTTCCAGGAGCTGCTCCGGGCCGACTTCGTCGAGGAGTTCGGCTTCCGGTTCGGCGTGCGCCCGGAGGACTACCCGGCGATCCGCGAGCCCGCGCCGTCGGTGACGTGGGACCTCGCGCCGCTGTACGACGCGTTCGGCGAGTCCGCTCAACCGCTGGCCCAGCTCGTGTGCGACGTGCTGCGTGAGTGCACCGAGTACTGGGAGTCCGTGGTGGCGCACGACTGGGTGCACCCGTCGGTGCTCTACCGACCACACCGGGTGGTGGACGTGACCGACCTGGACGGGTGGGACGTCACGCTCATCCCGAACGGGGACTACACGACCTTCGTGGCCAAGGACCTGTCGTTCGGCGTGTTCGGCCACCCGTGGGAGCGGAGCCTGTGCTTCTTCGGCGAACCCGCCGTCCACGCGTCGCAGCGGTTGAACGACGACCTGCTCACCCGGGTGCTCCGCCGTGACGGCCGACCGGAGGTGTCGTGA
- the ilvD gene encoding dihydroxy-acid dehydratase: MPPLRSRTTTHGRNAAGARALWRATGMTDSDFGKPIVAIANSYTQFVPGHVHLRDLGDIVAEAVREAGGVPREFHTIAVDDGIAMGHGGMLYSLPSREIIADSVEYMVNAHQADAIVCISNCDKITPGMLNAAMRLNIPVVFVSGGPMEAGKAVVVDGVAVAPTDLITAISASASPEVDEAGLAEVERSACPTCGSCSGMFTANSMNCLTEALGLALPGNGSTLATHAARRELFAEAGRTVVDLCERYYEQDDESVLPRSIANRKAFENAMALDMAMGGSTNTVLHILAAAQEGEIDFTLADIDALSRRVPCLAKVSPNSDYHMEDVHRAGGIPALLGELWRAGLLNEDVHTVHSPDIASWLGEWDVRAPSPSRRAVELFHAAPGGVRTTEAFSTSNRWSKLDTDAAGGCIRDVEHAYTKDGGLAVLRGNLAERGAVIKAAGVDEDLWRFEGPARVVESQEEAVSAILKKEIQPGDVLVVRYEGPAGGPGMQEMLHPTAFLKGAGLGKKCALITDGRFSGGTSGLSIGHVSPEAAGGGVIGLVQDGDRILIDVHERRLELLVDETVLAERRAKVEASERPWQPVDRVRPVTAALRAYARMATDASTGAVRDVDKR, from the coding sequence GTGCCACCGCTCCGTTCCCGCACCACCACCCACGGCCGCAACGCCGCGGGCGCACGCGCGCTGTGGCGCGCGACCGGCATGACCGACAGCGACTTCGGCAAGCCGATCGTGGCCATCGCCAACTCCTACACGCAGTTCGTGCCGGGGCACGTGCACCTGCGCGACCTCGGGGACATCGTGGCCGAGGCGGTCCGCGAGGCGGGCGGGGTGCCGCGCGAGTTCCACACGATCGCGGTGGACGACGGCATCGCGATGGGACACGGCGGGATGCTCTACTCGCTGCCCTCGCGCGAGATCATCGCCGACTCGGTCGAGTACATGGTCAACGCGCACCAGGCCGACGCGATCGTGTGCATCTCCAACTGCGACAAGATCACGCCGGGCATGCTCAACGCGGCGATGCGGCTCAACATCCCGGTCGTGTTCGTCTCGGGCGGGCCGATGGAGGCGGGCAAGGCGGTCGTGGTGGACGGCGTCGCCGTCGCGCCGACCGACCTGATCACCGCGATCTCGGCGTCCGCCTCGCCGGAGGTGGACGAGGCCGGGTTGGCCGAGGTCGAGCGGTCGGCGTGCCCGACCTGCGGCTCGTGCTCGGGCATGTTCACCGCGAACTCGATGAACTGCCTCACCGAGGCGCTGGGCCTCGCGCTGCCGGGCAACGGCTCCACGCTGGCCACGCACGCCGCGCGCCGGGAGCTGTTCGCCGAGGCCGGCCGGACCGTCGTGGACCTGTGCGAGCGGTACTACGAGCAGGACGACGAGTCGGTGCTGCCGCGCTCGATCGCGAACCGCAAGGCGTTCGAGAACGCCATGGCGCTGGACATGGCGATGGGCGGCTCCACGAACACCGTGCTGCACATCCTCGCCGCCGCGCAGGAGGGCGAGATCGACTTCACGCTGGCCGACATCGACGCGCTGAGCCGCCGGGTGCCGTGCCTGGCGAAGGTGTCGCCCAACTCGGACTACCACATGGAGGACGTGCACCGGGCCGGCGGCATCCCGGCGCTGCTGGGCGAGCTGTGGCGGGCCGGGCTGCTCAACGAGGACGTGCACACCGTGCACAGCCCGGACATCGCGTCGTGGCTCGGCGAGTGGGACGTGCGCGCCCCGTCGCCGTCCCGGCGGGCCGTCGAGCTGTTCCACGCGGCCCCGGGCGGTGTGCGCACGACCGAGGCGTTCTCCACCTCCAACCGGTGGTCGAAGCTGGACACGGACGCGGCGGGCGGTTGCATCCGCGACGTCGAGCACGCGTACACCAAGGACGGCGGGCTGGCCGTGCTGCGCGGCAACCTGGCCGAGCGCGGCGCGGTGATCAAGGCGGCGGGCGTCGACGAGGACCTGTGGCGCTTCGAGGGCCCGGCGCGGGTGGTGGAGTCCCAGGAGGAGGCCGTCTCGGCGATCCTGAAGAAGGAGATCCAGCCGGGTGACGTCCTCGTGGTCCGCTACGAGGGGCCCGCGGGCGGGCCGGGCATGCAGGAGATGCTGCACCCGACCGCGTTCCTCAAGGGCGCGGGCCTGGGCAAGAAGTGCGCGCTGATCACCGACGGGCGGTTCTCCGGCGGCACGTCGGGGCTGTCCATCGGCCACGTCTCGCCGGAGGCGGCGGGCGGCGGCGTGATCGGCCTGGTCCAGGACGGCGACCGGATCCTGATCGACGTCCACGAGCGGCGGCTGGAACTGCTGGTCGACGAGACCGTGCTGGCCGAGCGGCGGGCCAAGGTGGAGGCGTCGGAGCGGCCGTGGCAACCGGTCGACCGGGTCCGCCCGGTGACGGCGGCGCTGCGCGCCTACGCCCGGATGGCGACCGACGCGTCCACGGGCGCGGTGCGGGACGTGGACAAGCGGTAG
- a CDS encoding vitamin K epoxide reductase family protein, whose amino-acid sequence MSSRTQWVPAVSLALSVAGLAVSAYLTVAHFSAGALLCAEGEVIDCGTVTTSEQSELLGVPVAVLGLAFFAFLTVACLPFAWRSPALHWARLASVGVGVLFVVYLVAAEFLLIGKICLWCTAVHVITLALAAVLVTGALRRSNL is encoded by the coding sequence GTGAGTTCTCGCACACAGTGGGTGCCCGCGGTCAGCCTGGCGCTGTCGGTGGCGGGCCTCGCGGTCTCGGCCTACCTCACCGTCGCGCACTTCAGCGCGGGCGCGCTGCTGTGCGCCGAGGGCGAGGTGATCGACTGCGGCACGGTCACCACCAGCGAGCAGTCCGAGCTGCTCGGCGTCCCGGTCGCGGTGCTCGGCCTCGCGTTCTTCGCGTTCCTGACCGTCGCGTGCCTGCCGTTCGCGTGGCGCAGCCCGGCGCTGCACTGGGCGCGGCTGGCGTCGGTCGGCGTGGGCGTGCTGTTCGTGGTGTACCTGGTGGCGGCCGAGTTCCTGCTGATCGGGAAGATCTGCCTGTGGTGCACGGCTGTGCACGTCATCACGCTCGCGCTGGCCGCCGTGCTGGTCACCGGGGCGTTGCGGCGGAGTAACCTCTGA
- a CDS encoding PH domain-containing protein: MPKVVFRIPTPALFAALAAAVCATPVAWAAPGLQAIYLLPAAFAWWVLRNRTTVDGERIVARGTFGGRVVPWSDVKAIKVVPKGWLSAVLTDDSLVRLPAVRAAHLPMLSQVSGGRVADPTAVSATAEAEEEPAGPDRDETPPPVKSEE, encoded by the coding sequence GTGCCGAAAGTCGTGTTCCGCATCCCCACCCCGGCCCTGTTCGCCGCCCTGGCCGCCGCCGTCTGCGCGACGCCCGTCGCCTGGGCCGCACCCGGCTTGCAGGCCATCTACCTGCTGCCGGCCGCGTTCGCGTGGTGGGTGCTGCGCAACCGGACGACCGTGGACGGCGAGCGCATCGTGGCGCGCGGCACGTTCGGCGGGCGGGTCGTGCCGTGGTCGGACGTGAAGGCGATCAAGGTGGTCCCGAAGGGGTGGTTGTCGGCGGTGCTGACCGACGACTCGCTGGTGCGGCTGCCCGCCGTCCGCGCCGCGCACCTGCCGATGTTGTCGCAGGTCAGCGGTGGTCGGGTGGCCGATCCGACGGCGGTTTCCGCGACTGCGGAGGCCGAGGAGGAGCCGGCCGGGCCTGACCGGGACGAAACGCCGCCGCCCGTAAAGTCCGAGGAGTGA
- a CDS encoding acetolactate synthase large subunit: MTSATSRPAPGESSSPRPGPRPKPAPPSGAPIRVTGAQSLVRSLEAVGCEVVFGIPGGTILPAYDPLLDSTKVRHILVRHEQGAGHAATGYAQATGKVGVCMATSGPGATNLVTPLADANMDSVPVVAITGQQSRPLIGTDAFQEADICGITMPITKHNFLITDAADIPRAIAEAFHLAATGRPGPVLVDIPKDVLQEMTSFSWPPELRLPGYRPTTRPHGKQVREAAKLIAAARRPVLYVGGGVIKAEASAELLELAESTGIPVVTTLMARGAFPDSHPLHLGMPGMHGTVSAVAAMQKSDLLIALGARFDDRVTGQLSTFAPDAQVVHADIDPAEISKNRRADVPIVGDCKEIISELVEAVRAEKENTSRTVDLAPWWDQLNALRETFPLGYDWPEDGTLSPQYVIERIGALTPPDTLFTAGVGQHQMWAAQFVKYERPRTWINSGGLGTMGYAVPAAMGAKAGVPDVQVWAIDGDGCFQMTNQELATCAIEGIPIKVAVINNGNLGMVRQWQTLFYGERYSSTDLGTHKHRIPDFKLLAEAMGCAGLRAESREEVDAVIQQAMEINDRPVVIDFVVGKDAQVWPMVAAGTGNSEIMAARGIRPLFDEDE; encoded by the coding sequence ATGACCAGCGCAACCTCGCGACCGGCTCCCGGAGAGTCGTCGTCGCCCCGCCCTGGACCGCGGCCGAAACCGGCCCCGCCGAGCGGCGCTCCCATCCGCGTGACCGGTGCCCAGTCCCTCGTCCGCTCGCTGGAGGCAGTGGGCTGCGAGGTGGTCTTCGGCATTCCCGGCGGCACGATCCTGCCTGCCTACGACCCCCTCCTCGACTCCACCAAGGTGCGTCACATCCTGGTCCGCCACGAGCAGGGCGCGGGCCACGCCGCCACCGGGTACGCCCAGGCCACCGGCAAGGTCGGCGTCTGCATGGCGACCTCCGGTCCCGGCGCCACGAACCTCGTCACGCCCCTCGCGGACGCCAACATGGACTCCGTCCCGGTGGTCGCCATCACCGGTCAGCAGTCCCGTCCGCTGATCGGCACCGACGCGTTCCAGGAAGCCGACATCTGCGGCATCACCATGCCGATCACCAAGCACAACTTCCTCATCACCGACGCCGCGGACATCCCGCGCGCGATCGCCGAGGCGTTCCACCTGGCCGCCACCGGCCGACCCGGCCCCGTCCTGGTGGACATCCCCAAGGACGTGCTGCAGGAGATGACCTCGTTCTCCTGGCCGCCGGAGCTGCGCCTGCCCGGTTACCGGCCGACGACCCGGCCGCACGGCAAGCAGGTGCGCGAGGCCGCGAAGCTGATCGCCGCGGCCCGTCGCCCGGTCCTCTACGTCGGCGGCGGCGTGATCAAGGCCGAGGCGTCGGCCGAGCTGCTGGAGCTGGCCGAGTCCACCGGCATCCCGGTGGTGACCACGCTGATGGCGCGCGGCGCGTTCCCCGACTCGCACCCCCTGCACCTGGGCATGCCGGGCATGCACGGCACGGTGTCGGCGGTCGCCGCGATGCAGAAGTCGGACCTGCTGATCGCGCTGGGCGCGCGGTTCGACGACCGGGTCACCGGCCAGCTGTCCACGTTCGCGCCGGACGCGCAGGTCGTGCACGCCGACATCGACCCGGCGGAGATCTCCAAGAACCGCCGCGCGGACGTGCCGATCGTGGGCGACTGCAAGGAGATCATCAGCGAGCTGGTCGAGGCGGTGCGCGCGGAGAAGGAGAACACGTCCCGCACGGTCGACCTCGCGCCCTGGTGGGACCAGCTCAACGCGCTGCGCGAGACGTTCCCGCTGGGCTACGACTGGCCCGAGGACGGCACGCTGTCGCCGCAGTACGTGATCGAGCGGATCGGCGCGCTGACCCCGCCGGACACCCTGTTCACCGCGGGCGTCGGCCAGCACCAGATGTGGGCCGCGCAGTTCGTCAAGTACGAGCGCCCGCGCACGTGGATCAACTCCGGCGGCCTGGGCACGATGGGCTACGCGGTGCCCGCCGCGATGGGCGCGAAGGCCGGCGTGCCGGACGTCCAGGTCTGGGCGATCGACGGCGACGGCTGCTTCCAGATGACCAACCAGGAGCTGGCCACCTGCGCCATCGAGGGCATCCCGATCAAGGTCGCCGTCATCAACAACGGCAACCTGGGCATGGTCCGCCAGTGGCAGACCCTGTTCTACGGCGAGCGCTACTCCAGCACCGACCTGGGCACGCACAAGCACCGCATCCCCGACTTCAAGCTGCTCGCCGAGGCGATGGGCTGCGCCGGCCTGCGCGCGGAGTCGCGCGAGGAGGTCGACGCGGTGATCCAGCAGGCCATGGAGATCAACGACCGGCCGGTCGTCATCGACTTCGTGGTCGGCAAGGACGCCCAGGTGTGGCCCATGGTGGCCGCCGGCACCGGCAACAGCGAGATCATGGCCGCGCGCGGCATCCGCCCGCTGTTCGACGAGGACGAGTGA
- the ilvN gene encoding acetolactate synthase small subunit, which yields MTRHTLSVLVEDKPGVLARVAGLFSRRGFNIESLAVGRTEHPDISRMTIVVSVEELPLEQVTKQLNKLINVIKIVELEPAASVQRQLLLVKVRADATVRSQVLETVQLFRAKVVDVSPEAVTVEATGTSEKLDALLRMLEPYGLREIVQSGMVAIGRGARSITATAVR from the coding sequence ATGACTAGGCACACCCTGAGCGTTCTGGTCGAGGACAAGCCCGGTGTCCTCGCGCGTGTGGCGGGCCTGTTCTCGCGCCGCGGCTTCAACATCGAGTCGCTGGCCGTCGGCCGCACCGAGCACCCGGACATCTCCCGGATGACCATCGTCGTCTCGGTCGAGGAGCTGCCGCTGGAGCAGGTCACCAAGCAGCTCAACAAGCTCATCAACGTCATCAAGATCGTCGAGCTGGAGCCGGCCGCGTCCGTCCAGCGCCAGCTCCTGCTCGTCAAGGTGCGCGCCGACGCCACGGTGCGCAGCCAGGTGCTCGAGACGGTGCAGCTGTTCCGCGCGAAGGTCGTCGACGTCTCCCCGGAGGCGGTCACCGTCGAGGCCACCGGCACGTCTGAGAAGCTCGACGCGCTGCTGCGGATGCTGGAGCCCTACGGGCTCCGCGAGATCGTCCAGTCCGGCATGGTCGCCATCGGCCGTGGCGCCCGCTCCATCACCGCGACCGCGGTGCGCTGA
- the ilvC gene encoding ketol-acid reductoisomerase codes for MSVEIFYDDDADLSIIQGRKVAVIGYGSQGHAHALSLRDSGVDVRIGLREGSKSAAKAEEEGLRVLSNAEAAAEADLIMILAPDTAQRHIYANDIAPNLNDGDAVFFGHGFNIRYGLITVPSNVDVAMVAPKGPGHLVRRQFVDGKGVPALIAVEQDASGNAQALALSYAKGIGGTRAGVIKTTFKEETETDLFGEQAVLCGGASALVQAGFEVLTEAGYAPEVAYFECLHELKLIVDLMYEGGIARMRYSISDTAEYGDLTRGPRVVTPAVKEEMRKILGEIQDGTFATEWVNEDDAGRGNYKKLQQEGEQHPIEEVGKKLRGLMSWVDRPITETA; via the coding sequence GTGAGCGTCGAGATCTTCTACGACGACGATGCCGACCTGAGCATCATCCAGGGGCGCAAGGTCGCGGTCATCGGCTACGGCAGCCAGGGCCACGCGCACGCGCTGAGCCTGCGCGACTCCGGCGTCGACGTCCGGATCGGCCTCCGCGAGGGTTCCAAGTCCGCGGCCAAGGCGGAGGAGGAGGGCCTGCGGGTCCTGTCCAACGCCGAGGCGGCGGCCGAGGCCGACCTGATCATGATCCTGGCGCCGGACACCGCGCAGCGGCACATCTACGCCAACGACATCGCCCCGAACCTGAACGACGGTGACGCCGTCTTCTTCGGCCACGGCTTCAACATCCGCTACGGCCTGATCACCGTGCCGTCCAATGTGGATGTCGCGATGGTCGCGCCGAAGGGCCCCGGCCACCTGGTGCGCCGCCAGTTCGTCGACGGCAAGGGCGTGCCCGCGCTGATCGCGGTCGAGCAGGACGCCTCCGGCAACGCGCAGGCGCTGGCGCTGTCCTACGCCAAGGGCATCGGCGGCACGCGCGCGGGCGTCATCAAGACCACGTTCAAGGAGGAGACGGAGACCGACCTGTTCGGTGAGCAGGCGGTGCTCTGCGGTGGCGCTTCCGCGCTGGTGCAGGCCGGTTTCGAGGTGCTGACCGAGGCCGGTTACGCGCCCGAGGTCGCCTACTTCGAGTGCCTGCACGAGCTCAAGCTCATCGTGGACCTCATGTACGAGGGCGGCATCGCCCGCATGCGCTACTCGATCTCCGACACCGCCGAGTACGGCGACCTCACCCGCGGCCCGCGCGTGGTGACGCCCGCCGTCAAGGAGGAGATGCGCAAGATCCTGGGCGAGATCCAGGACGGCACGTTCGCCACCGAGTGGGTGAACGAGGACGACGCCGGCCGCGGCAACTACAAGAAGTTGCAGCAGGAGGGCGAGCAGCACCCGATCGAGGAGGTCGGCAAGAAGCTGCGCGGCCTCATGTCCTGGGTCGACCGCCCCATCACCGAAACGGCGTAA
- a CDS encoding DUF397 domain-containing protein, with protein sequence MTDSAPIYDDKAHVRGNLDLSGAEWIRSDEGAEDEEEHVEIAFVEHTDGVTYTAMRNSAHPDGPVLVFTPAEWEAFILGVKDGEFDEPW encoded by the coding sequence ATGACCGACAGCGCGCCGATCTACGACGACAAGGCCCACGTCCGGGGCAACCTCGACCTCAGCGGAGCCGAGTGGATCCGCAGCGACGAGGGCGCCGAGGACGAGGAGGAGCACGTCGAGATCGCGTTCGTCGAGCACACCGACGGCGTGACGTACACGGCGATGCGGAACTCGGCCCACCCGGACGGCCCGGTCCTGGTCTTCACCCCCGCCGAGTGGGAGGCGTTCATCCTCGGCGTGAAGGACGGCGAGTTCGACGAACCCTGGTGA
- the serA gene encoding phosphoglycerate dehydrogenase, producing the protein MTKPVVLIAEKLAPSVLDVFGDGIEVRHVDGTDRPALLEAVADADALLVRSATKVDAEVFKATTKLKVVARAGVGLDNVEVPAATERGVMVVNAPTSNIVSAAEHAVALLLATARQIPAAHATLQNHEWKRSKFNGVEVQGKTVGVVGLGKIGQLFAARIAAFGTTLIAYDPYVSAARAAQLGIELVTLEELLERADFISIHLPKTPETKGLIGAEQLAKAKRGVIIVNAARGGLVDEEALAEAVKEGQVGGAGIDVFSTEPTTESPLFGLPNVVVTPHLGASTTEAQDRAGTDVAKSVLLALAGDFVPDAVNVQGGGVVGEEVRPYLPLVQKLGAVVAALSAKAPTSVTLEVRGELSNEDVSVLPLAALRGVFSSVVEEQVTFVNAPALAASLGVSVDLAKEPESANHRSLVTVRAVQADGAVITVSGTLTGLDQVEKLVGINGRGFDLRAEGNVLLLEYPDRPGVMGTVGTLLGEAGVNVEAAQISQTKDGADAFMLLRVDRPVDTAVLDPIGAAVGARTVRSVNFD; encoded by the coding sequence GTGACCAAGCCCGTTGTCCTCATCGCCGAGAAGCTCGCACCGTCCGTTCTCGACGTCTTCGGTGATGGCATCGAGGTGCGCCACGTCGACGGCACCGACCGTCCCGCGCTGCTCGAAGCCGTCGCCGACGCCGACGCCCTCCTGGTCCGCTCCGCCACCAAGGTGGACGCCGAGGTCTTCAAGGCCACCACCAAGCTCAAGGTCGTCGCCCGCGCGGGCGTCGGGCTCGACAACGTCGAGGTGCCCGCCGCCACCGAGCGCGGGGTGATGGTGGTCAACGCGCCCACCTCGAACATCGTCAGCGCCGCCGAGCACGCGGTTGCCCTGCTGCTGGCCACCGCGCGCCAGATCCCGGCCGCGCACGCCACGCTGCAGAACCACGAGTGGAAGCGCAGCAAGTTCAACGGCGTCGAGGTGCAGGGCAAGACGGTCGGCGTGGTCGGCCTGGGCAAGATCGGCCAGCTGTTCGCGGCGCGCATCGCCGCCTTCGGCACCACGCTCATCGCCTACGACCCGTACGTCAGCGCCGCCCGCGCCGCGCAGCTCGGCATCGAGCTGGTGACGCTGGAGGAGCTGCTGGAGCGCGCCGACTTCATCTCGATCCACCTGCCGAAGACGCCGGAGACCAAGGGCCTGATCGGCGCCGAGCAGCTGGCCAAGGCCAAGCGCGGCGTGATCATCGTCAACGCCGCCCGCGGCGGCCTGGTCGACGAGGAGGCGCTGGCCGAGGCCGTGAAGGAGGGCCAGGTCGGCGGCGCGGGCATCGACGTGTTCTCCACCGAGCCCACCACCGAGAGCCCGCTGTTCGGGTTGCCGAACGTCGTGGTGACGCCGCACCTGGGCGCGTCGACCACCGAGGCGCAGGACCGGGCGGGCACGGACGTGGCCAAGTCGGTGCTGCTGGCCCTGGCGGGCGACTTCGTGCCGGACGCGGTGAACGTGCAGGGCGGCGGCGTGGTCGGCGAGGAGGTCCGCCCGTACCTGCCGCTGGTGCAGAAGCTGGGCGCGGTCGTCGCCGCCCTGAGCGCGAAGGCGCCGACGTCGGTCACCCTCGAGGTGCGCGGCGAGCTGTCCAACGAGGACGTCTCGGTGCTGCCGCTGGCCGCGCTGCGCGGCGTGTTCTCCAGCGTGGTCGAGGAGCAGGTCACCTTCGTCAACGCCCCGGCGCTGGCGGCGTCGCTCGGCGTGAGCGTCGACCTGGCCAAGGAGCCGGAGAGCGCCAACCACCGCAGCCTGGTCACGGTGCGCGCGGTGCAGGCCGACGGCGCGGTCATCACGGTGTCCGGCACGCTCACGGGCCTGGACCAGGTCGAGAAGCTGGTCGGCATCAACGGCCGGGGCTTCGACCTGCGCGCGGAGGGCAACGTGCTGCTGCTGGAGTACCCGGACCGGCCGGGCGTCATGGGCACCGTCGGCACGCTGCTCGGCGAAGCGGGCGTGAACGTCGAGGCCGCCCAGATCAGCCAGACCAAGGACGGCGCGGACGCGTTCATGCTGCTGCGCGTCGACCGCCCGGTGGACACCGCGGTGCTCGACCCGATCGGCGCGGCCGTGGGCGCGCGCACGGTGCGCTCGGTCAACTTCGACTGA